In Labilibaculum sp. DW002, one DNA window encodes the following:
- the lpxK gene encoding tetraacyldisaccharide 4'-kinase yields MKKLSPILRSLLIPFSLLYGLIVSIRNLLFDFNILSITEFKIPIISVGNITVGGTGKTPHIEYLINLLKDDYKLATLSRGYKRKSKGFLLADEKSTTNQLGDEPMQIKRKFPEILVSVDRKRVNGVKSLLKSENGNNLDAVLLDDAFQHRSIKAGLSVLLIDYNRPITRDYIMPYGRLRESAHEKDRANIIIVSKSPENMTPIERRIIVKELNLLPYQSLYFTCLNYGNLEPVFEEDAIAISEDWANDNSSILLVTGIANPKPLRKYLENFSDTVEELKFPDHYAFVQKDLDLIQQKYDQLEGENKIIITTEKDATRFFDMQISQDSIRKHLFYIPLRIKFLNDDKSMFDNQILNYVRKNKRTSNLHNIKTDSI; encoded by the coding sequence ATGAAGAAACTATCCCCTATACTAAGAAGTCTGCTTATTCCTTTTAGTTTACTATATGGTTTGATCGTATCAATACGAAATCTTTTGTTTGATTTCAACATTTTATCCATTACAGAATTTAAAATTCCAATTATATCCGTAGGGAATATCACTGTTGGAGGAACTGGTAAAACTCCTCACATAGAATACCTTATCAACTTACTTAAAGATGATTATAAACTTGCAACTCTAAGCAGAGGATACAAGCGTAAATCAAAAGGTTTTCTTCTTGCAGATGAAAAATCAACAACGAATCAGCTTGGTGACGAACCAATGCAGATCAAAAGAAAATTTCCAGAAATTCTGGTTTCTGTAGACCGAAAAAGAGTTAATGGAGTAAAATCCTTACTCAAATCAGAAAATGGTAATAATCTAGATGCTGTATTATTGGATGATGCCTTTCAGCATCGGTCAATAAAAGCTGGTTTATCGGTTCTTTTAATCGATTACAATCGACCAATTACTAGAGATTACATCATGCCTTACGGCAGACTAAGAGAAAGTGCTCATGAAAAAGACAGAGCCAATATAATTATTGTGAGTAAGTCTCCAGAGAACATGACTCCAATTGAAAGAAGAATAATTGTTAAAGAATTAAATCTTCTGCCTTATCAATCGTTATATTTTACCTGCTTAAATTACGGTAATTTAGAGCCTGTTTTCGAAGAAGATGCAATCGCAATTAGTGAAGATTGGGCAAATGACAATTCTTCGATTTTATTGGTTACAGGAATTGCCAATCCAAAACCTCTGCGTAAATATCTAGAAAATTTTTCAGACACAGTTGAAGAATTAAAATTTCCAGACCATTATGCCTTTGTTCAAAAAGATCTGGATTTAATCCAGCAAAAATACGATCAACTCGAAGGAGAAAATAAAATCATTATTACAACAGAAAAGGATGCGACCCGTTTCTTTGACATGCAAATCAGTCAAGATTCCATTAGAAAGCACCTCTTCTATATTCCTTTGAGAATAAAGTTCTTAAATGATGATAAATCGATGTTTGATAATCAAATATTGAATTACGTAAGAAAGAATAAACGCACCAGTAATTTGCACAATATTAAAACAGACTCTATTTAA